The genomic segment CGCGACTGGCTTGGAAGGCCAGGGCTCTACCACTGAGCTACACCCGCATTTCATCGGCTGACAATAAAGAATTATACTACTGTATTAACAGTTTGTCAATAGATTTTAAGAAAAAATTTTTATGGAATTTTATGGATTGAACTTGCACAATATCGGTTTAATCTCATCACCTATATCTAAAATCCCGTAACTTCTGCTACTTCCATTTCTAGGATGTGTTGGACTTCCTGGATTAAAGAATAAAACTCCATCATGTTTAAGTGACATTGGAACATGACTATGTCCAAATAAAGCTATATCTACCCCTAATTCCTTACTTCTATAATACAGTTTATTAACACCAAATTTAACATTATATTTATGTCCATGAGTTAGTAATATTTTCTTTCCTTTAACTTGTATTATTTCCTCTTCTTTCGTATTGTAATCATAAAAGTCACAATTACCTCTTACATTTATTATATCTACTTTTAACATTTCTTTCAGTTTACCTACATCTTTAGAGTAATCACCTAAATGTACTAATAAATCTACATTTTCTATTTTATTTATTTCTCTTAGTATAGAATCTATATTGCCATGAGTATCACTTAATACAATTAGTTTCATTTCAATCATCCTTTTAGTATATTTTCTAATTCTACACGTAATTTTTTTAATGCATTAGCCCTATGACTAATTTTATTCTTTATATCCTCACCTAATTCAGCAAATGTCTTATTATACCCATCTACTATAAATAGTGGATCATAGCCAAATCCCTCATTACCTTTAGGATTTAAAGCTATTTTCCCTAAGCATTCCCCTTCCACAGTTTTATAGCTCTTATCTTCCATTACAATAGCTATAACTGTTTTGAATTTAGCGGTTCTATCTTCAAGCTTTACTCCCTCTAACTCTTTTAACAATTTTCTATTGTTATCCTCATAAGTAGCATTTTCTCCACCATATCTTGAAGAATATATACCTGGTCTGCCATCAAGCTTATCGACAAACAAACCTGTATCGTCTGCAATAACAATTCCATCGACTCTTTTTGATACTTCCACTGCCTTTTTTATAGCGTTCTCTTCTAGAGTATTTCCATCTTCTATAACATCTAACTCTTTTAAGCCCACTTCATCTTTTGATAATATTTCTAAAGGTAACCCCTTTAGTATTTTTTTTATTTCATCTATCTTATGTACATTACCACTAGCTACTATTAATCTAGTTTTGTTCATCTTTAACTTCCCCTTCTTGCTTTTCTTTTCCGACTAACTCTCCTATTTCACCTAGAACTTCTTTCTGAATATTTATTAGTTCTCTATTGCCCTTTTCTGCTAATCTAAGTAGCTCATTTAGATCTTCTCTGCTAAATGGTGATTCTTCACCAGTTCCTTGAATTTCTACAAATTCACCTCTATCTGTCATTACGATATTCATATCAACTTTAGCATTAGAATCCTCTGCATAGCATAAGTCTAAAAGTCTATTTTCTTCAACTATACCTACACTTACTGCTGAAAGAAAATGTTTAACTGGTAAATAGCTAATATCTCCACTTTCATATAATTTATACAATGCATCAACTAATGCTACAAAAGCACCAGTAATAGATGCAGTTCTAGTACCTCCATCAGCCTGTATTACATCACAATCTATCCAAACGGTTCTCTCTCCTAAATCTTCTAATTTCACAACTGACCTTAATGCTCTTCCAATAAGTCTTTGAATTTCTTGAGACCTTCCTTCAAGCTTACCTCTAACTGATTCTCTAACCTTTCTTGTCTCTGTAGAACCAGGTAACATTGAATATTCAGCTGTAACCCAACCTGTACCTGTTCCTTTTAAAAATGGTGGAACTCTATCATCTATCATAGCTGTACATATAACTTTAGTATCTCCCATTTCTATTAAAACTGACCCATGAGGATGCTTTAAAAAATTCCTAGTAATTTTAACTTTTCTTAACTCATCTCTCTTTCTGCCATCTACTCTTAACATCTTTATCTCTCCTATCCATTTTTTCCATAGTCATATTGTTTCCATATATAACTTTATAATAACAAAATCTTCGATTTAAATAAACTATAATTTAAGGAAGATTTTGTTGAAATCCATAAACGAAAATTATTTTTTGTTTTATCCATATTTTAATAAGGTATATAATTTCCTATGGATTATAACAAAATCTTATCAGTTTTCGCTATACAATTTAGTATGTTTGTTAATTAACAGCAAAAAAATAACTACCAGAGAACTGGTAGTTTAATATTCATTAGCAAATACAGGTAAAGTTTCTGGCTGCTCTACTTCAATTCCTGCTTCTTCTAAAGTTTTGCCATCCAATAAAATTTCTACACCAATTATATCCTCAAATTCACCTAAAGTTAACCCAATATTCTTAGCCATCTTCTCAAGAACTGCTTGGTCTTTCACTTCTGCATTATTTTCATCATATATATCTACATAAGCTATACCTTCTTTTATTTCTACACCTTGAAGCTTAACTCCTTCAGGTATGTCACTATATAAAGCAGTGTCTACAGGGGGTCCGTCAAAAAGCTTTTGAAGTGCTGTTAAAATATTAGCTTGTGGTGCAGAAGCAGGTACTGTTACAGGCACATAATATTCATACTCACCATTAGCAGTATTCTTGAAGTAAACTACTACTTTTGACTTTGCTTTAGATGCTGTATCAATAAGATTAATATCTTTTCTTACCAAAGGCTTTCCTATTTTAGTTCCAAATTTTAGACTGTCTACTATCTTACCTTCAATCATAAATTGTACTTTATTTATAGTAGGGAATTCAGTTAATGTATATACAATACCTTTCACAAGATTTTGTTCTTCAGTTTTAGAATTGTAATTCATTATTTCTTTAGAAAAGTCAACTTTACATAAACCAGTTTCTTTGTCTATTGACATACCTCTAATTTGAGTACCTGTTGGAATAATTGGCTCTAAACCAATTGCTCCTATATCTTCTCTTAAAGCTACACTGTCTATCATATTTCTCAACGCTGCTTTAGCAATTCCTTCTTCCCAAGGTATTTGTCTCTTTACTGGAACTAAGTATCCACTCTGATCTTGAAAATATAGAACAGTATCTCTTAATTCTACTTCACTTGATACTTCTAAGTTATCTTCATCACTTCTAACTATATCAACATCTGTTTCCTCTTCATCAGTAAACAAGTTTTTCATCACATCGATTGCTTTACATCCATAAATACTTACACTTAGAGCTAAAATTAAAATTATTACTACGACTTTTTTTATAGACATAAATACTCCCCCTTTGCCATTCTTACTAATATATATTACTGACAAAGAGGGAGTATGATTATTTCGCTTCAAAATATCTGATAATTCCATTAACTATACCCTGAATAGCTTTATTCTTATATTCCTCTGTAACTATTTTTTTCTCCTCATCAGGGTTAGTTACAAATCCTAACTCTAATAATGCTGCTACCATTTTTGTTTCTCTTACAACTACAAGTTTAGGTCTT from the Caloranaerobacter ferrireducens genome contains:
- a CDS encoding GerMN domain-containing protein, which codes for MSIKKVVVIILILALSVSIYGCKAIDVMKNLFTDEEETDVDIVRSDEDNLEVSSEVELRDTVLYFQDQSGYLVPVKRQIPWEEGIAKAALRNMIDSVALREDIGAIGLEPIIPTGTQIRGMSIDKETGLCKVDFSKEIMNYNSKTEEQNLVKGIVYTLTEFPTINKVQFMIEGKIVDSLKFGTKIGKPLVRKDINLIDTASKAKSKVVVYFKNTANGEYEYYVPVTVPASAPQANILTALQKLFDGPPVDTALYSDIPEGVKLQGVEIKEGIAYVDIYDENNAEVKDQAVLEKMAKNIGLTLGEFEDIIGVEILLDGKTLEEAGIEVEQPETLPVFANEY
- a CDS encoding XTP/dITP diphosphatase; protein product: MNKTRLIVASGNVHKIDEIKKILKGLPLEILSKDEVGLKELDVIEDGNTLEENAIKKAVEVSKRVDGIVIADDTGLFVDKLDGRPGIYSSRYGGENATYEDNNRKLLKELEGVKLEDRTAKFKTVIAIVMEDKSYKTVEGECLGKIALNPKGNEGFGYDPLFIVDGYNKTFAELGEDIKNKISHRANALKKLRVELENILKG
- the rph gene encoding ribonuclease PH; protein product: MLRVDGRKRDELRKVKITRNFLKHPHGSVLIEMGDTKVICTAMIDDRVPPFLKGTGTGWVTAEYSMLPGSTETRKVRESVRGKLEGRSQEIQRLIGRALRSVVKLEDLGERTVWIDCDVIQADGGTRTASITGAFVALVDALYKLYESGDISYLPVKHFLSAVSVGIVEENRLLDLCYAEDSNAKVDMNIVMTDRGEFVEIQGTGEESPFSREDLNELLRLAEKGNRELINIQKEVLGEIGELVGKEKQEGEVKDEQN
- a CDS encoding metallophosphoesterase, which produces MKLIVLSDTHGNIDSILREINKIENVDLLVHLGDYSKDVGKLKEMLKVDIINVRGNCDFYDYNTKEEEIIQVKGKKILLTHGHKYNVKFGVNKLYYRSKELGVDIALFGHSHVPMSLKHDGVLFFNPGSPTHPRNGSSRSYGILDIGDEIKPILCKFNP